A part of Geothrix oryzae genomic DNA contains:
- a CDS encoding PLP-dependent cysteine synthase family protein, translated as MTQSLPSVVDSVLELVGNTPLLRLTRFAPGLQIFSKLEYLNPGGSVKDRVGVGMIKAAEALGQIKPGVSTIIEPTAGNTGVGLAIAAKALGYRCILCVPTKYSREKMMLMKALGAELVLIPKEKGMVGAIEKCKELAASIPHAFVPQQFDNPSNPDSHYATTGPEIWTQMEGRVDAVVLGAGSGGTFTGIARYLKEKNPKVQAVVVQPVGSVYCGAPLKEWVVEGVGNGFIPGSLDLAIADRIMDVADADSLATARELIATEGCLVGASSGANAWAARELARTLPAGSRVVTLFPDGAERYMSKQPVADLEL; from the coding sequence GTGACCCAATCCCTTCCTTCCGTCGTCGATTCCGTCCTGGAGCTGGTGGGCAACACCCCGCTGCTGCGCCTCACGCGCTTTGCGCCGGGCCTCCAGATCTTCTCCAAGCTCGAGTACCTCAATCCCGGCGGCAGCGTGAAGGATCGCGTCGGCGTGGGCATGATCAAGGCCGCCGAGGCCCTGGGTCAGATCAAGCCGGGCGTCAGCACCATCATCGAACCCACGGCGGGCAACACGGGCGTGGGGCTCGCCATCGCCGCGAAGGCCCTGGGCTACCGCTGCATCCTCTGCGTACCCACGAAGTACAGCCGCGAGAAGATGATGCTCATGAAGGCACTGGGCGCGGAGCTGGTGCTGATCCCCAAGGAAAAGGGCATGGTGGGTGCCATCGAGAAGTGCAAGGAGCTGGCGGCGAGCATTCCCCACGCGTTCGTGCCTCAGCAGTTCGACAATCCCAGCAACCCCGACAGCCACTACGCCACCACGGGGCCCGAGATCTGGACGCAGATGGAAGGCCGCGTGGACGCCGTGGTGCTTGGCGCCGGCAGCGGTGGCACCTTCACGGGCATCGCCCGCTACCTGAAGGAGAAGAACCCGAAGGTCCAGGCCGTGGTGGTGCAGCCCGTGGGTTCGGTCTACTGCGGCGCGCCCCTCAAGGAGTGGGTGGTGGAAGGCGTGGGCAATGGCTTCATCCCCGGCAGCCTCGACCTGGCCATCGCGGACCGGATCATGGATGTGGCCGATGCGGACAGCCTGGCCACCGCCCGGGAGCTCATCGCCACCGAGGGCTGCCTGGTGGGTGCCTCCAGCGGCGCCAACGCCTGGGCCGCCCGGGAGCTGGCCCGGACCCTGCCCGCGGGTTCCCGCGTGGTGACCCTCTTCCCCGATGGCGCCGAGCGCTACATGTCCAAGCAGCCCGTGGCGGACCTGGAGCTGTGA
- the pyrE gene encoding orotate phosphoribosyltransferase produces MPLSPSDLAGCLLQVGAVRLQPLEPFTWASGLKSPIYCDNRQLLGYPEVRDQIVEALVAGSAALRPSLIAGAATAGVPWAAMVADRLKLPMAYVRPTPKNHGMGRQVEGPLARGHRAVLIEDLISTGMSSLKCAEALRAEGAEVPSVLALFSYGLPQAGRAFTEAGIGLEVLSSFEVLSKEAEVRGILDAAGSEALAAWRSDTVAWSRARGGA; encoded by the coding sequence ATGCCGCTGTCTCCTAGCGATCTCGCCGGTTGCCTCCTCCAGGTGGGGGCGGTGCGCCTGCAGCCGCTGGAGCCCTTCACTTGGGCCAGCGGATTGAAGTCGCCGATCTACTGCGACAACCGCCAGCTCCTGGGCTATCCCGAAGTGCGGGACCAGATCGTCGAGGCCCTGGTGGCTGGATCCGCGGCCCTGCGACCCTCGTTGATCGCCGGGGCGGCCACCGCTGGCGTGCCCTGGGCCGCCATGGTGGCGGACCGCCTGAAGCTCCCCATGGCCTATGTGCGCCCCACGCCCAAGAACCACGGCATGGGCCGCCAGGTGGAGGGGCCGCTGGCCCGGGGCCACCGCGCGGTGCTCATCGAGGACCTGATCTCGACGGGCATGTCCAGCCTGAAGTGCGCCGAGGCCCTGCGTGCCGAAGGGGCCGAGGTGCCGTCGGTGCTGGCCCTCTTCAGCTACGGGCTGCCCCAGGCGGGGCGGGCCTTCACCGAGGCGGGCATCGGCCTGGAGGTGCTCAGCTCCTTCGAGGTGCTGTCGAAGGAGGCCGAGGTCCGGGGAATTCTGGACGCCGCCGGATCGGAGGCCCTAGCGGCCTGGCGTTCCGATACCGTGGCCTGGAGCCGCGCTCGCGGCGGGGCGTAG
- a CDS encoding TonB-dependent receptor, which produces MNRVLSRLGFTAAAIVAGGGIVAHAQTATTGAVSGIVTDKGGAPLSGATVRLSSSQTSRTYITGTDGSFRMGLLNPGAWTVEVTKGGFQKITQNISVLVNQTQPVTFKMAGEAATVVEVLGTTTTVDTTTTQTGLTTSMDTLSAIPKGRDMSSIAFLAPGVVAGGFAGRNDPSIGGGSGAENAYIVDGLSTTNSSRGFQGTQLVTDFIDQVEIQTGGFKPEFSALGGVFNAVTKSGTNEIKGSTWLTWDAIGIQAVAKKSQYAKPVTQNVNSRYDVGAEIGGPILKDKLFFFAGVDANITESPSGDPNNTGQRDGDRKINALQALAKINWYITQDHQLTFAANINDTKDDYPVRRPVNGDGNTGYTDKNTVQNFVINYDWTISPALFFSAKLGSTEFKDDYAPADSTHIAVTDNMYFQPGGPGGATRPDLAGQAFRSGGGGYNPTLDKVATTQFRADLSWFLGTHNMKFGVSQVESKYTEVASTSGGERVTIRATAAGAFNGVDRQFLSTNATVKAIFTAFYAQDTWDVGNGLKLMYGARYEIQDQRDLHDKSFMKFSNFNDQLQPRLGFTYDVNQDGKTKVSGSYARYFESIPQRMAIRVYANEVYLRYRYSTARSTYNPATGAYAITNPTPSSITDFATPFSFDPIAENIKLPQRNEYTLGLDHTFASGWTAGVHAKYRELKNPMEDMVFTDNAGNPYDEGPTLSYSGGVPTGGAGAAVIGNPGAFQQWRPNPASMTLYLLGLGAANPNGYGINNYGINMLQYYNPATGLFTVQNTGFTKAGNKYASVDFTLDKKTDRDVFSFSYTWSRLEGNYEGVVSSSNGQADGNITASFDYYPYVGYGLLPNDRTHVVKLFASHRFDFFGGDLNVGANWTYQSGTPVSLFDDGSTSEGNAPGSGSSLDIGGYGNAVPAHGQLGQYGRTPALNNVDLHLDWTYKIGKKYKLIPSVDMFNAFNTRYATGVFEQATDQSGTAAVNYGQANNWQIGRRYRFGLKFQF; this is translated from the coding sequence ATGAATCGAGTCCTCAGTCGGCTCGGCTTTACCGCCGCCGCCATCGTCGCGGGAGGCGGCATCGTCGCGCATGCGCAGACGGCCACCACCGGCGCGGTGTCAGGCATTGTCACCGACAAGGGCGGCGCACCTCTGTCCGGCGCCACGGTACGCCTGAGCTCCTCTCAGACCTCCCGCACCTACATCACCGGCACGGACGGCAGCTTCCGCATGGGCCTCCTGAACCCCGGCGCCTGGACTGTCGAAGTCACCAAGGGCGGCTTCCAGAAGATCACCCAGAACATCTCCGTCCTGGTGAACCAGACCCAGCCCGTGACCTTCAAGATGGCGGGCGAGGCGGCCACCGTGGTCGAGGTGCTCGGCACCACGACGACCGTGGACACCACCACCACCCAGACCGGCCTCACCACCTCCATGGACACCCTGTCCGCGATCCCCAAGGGCCGCGACATGAGCTCCATCGCCTTCCTGGCCCCCGGCGTGGTGGCGGGCGGGTTCGCCGGCCGCAATGACCCGTCCATCGGTGGCGGTTCCGGCGCGGAGAACGCCTACATCGTGGATGGTCTGTCCACCACGAACTCCAGCCGCGGTTTCCAGGGCACCCAGCTCGTCACGGACTTCATCGACCAGGTGGAAATCCAGACCGGTGGCTTCAAGCCCGAGTTCAGCGCCCTGGGCGGCGTGTTCAACGCCGTGACCAAGTCCGGCACCAACGAAATCAAGGGCTCCACCTGGCTGACCTGGGACGCCATCGGCATCCAGGCCGTCGCCAAGAAGAGCCAGTACGCCAAGCCCGTCACCCAGAATGTGAACAGCCGCTACGATGTCGGCGCCGAAATCGGCGGCCCCATCCTCAAGGACAAGCTGTTCTTCTTCGCCGGTGTGGACGCCAATATCACCGAGTCCCCCAGTGGCGATCCGAACAACACCGGACAGCGGGACGGCGACCGGAAGATCAACGCCCTCCAGGCCCTGGCCAAGATCAACTGGTACATCACCCAGGACCACCAGCTGACCTTCGCGGCCAACATCAACGACACCAAGGACGACTACCCCGTGCGGCGGCCCGTCAACGGCGACGGAAACACGGGCTACACCGACAAGAACACCGTCCAGAACTTCGTCATCAACTATGACTGGACCATCTCCCCGGCCCTGTTCTTCAGCGCCAAGCTCGGTTCCACCGAGTTCAAGGACGACTACGCCCCCGCGGACTCGACCCACATCGCGGTGACGGACAACATGTACTTCCAGCCCGGCGGCCCCGGCGGCGCCACGCGCCCCGACCTCGCAGGCCAGGCCTTCCGCTCCGGCGGCGGGGGCTACAACCCCACCCTCGACAAGGTGGCCACCACCCAGTTCCGGGCCGACCTGAGCTGGTTCCTGGGCACCCACAACATGAAGTTCGGCGTGTCGCAGGTGGAATCCAAGTACACCGAGGTCGCCTCCACCTCCGGCGGCGAGCGCGTCACCATCCGCGCCACCGCGGCTGGGGCCTTCAACGGCGTGGACCGCCAGTTCCTCAGCACCAACGCCACCGTGAAGGCCATCTTCACCGCCTTCTACGCCCAGGACACCTGGGATGTGGGCAACGGCCTCAAGCTGATGTATGGCGCCCGCTACGAGATCCAGGACCAGCGCGACCTGCACGACAAGAGCTTCATGAAGTTCAGCAACTTCAATGACCAGCTCCAGCCCCGCCTGGGCTTCACCTACGATGTGAACCAGGACGGCAAGACGAAGGTCTCCGGCAGCTACGCCCGGTACTTCGAATCCATCCCCCAGCGCATGGCCATCCGCGTCTATGCGAACGAGGTCTACCTCCGCTACCGCTACAGCACCGCCCGGTCCACCTACAACCCGGCCACCGGCGCCTACGCGATCACCAATCCGACGCCCAGCAGCATCACGGACTTCGCCACGCCCTTCAGCTTCGATCCCATCGCGGAGAACATCAAGCTGCCCCAGCGCAACGAGTACACCCTGGGCCTCGACCACACCTTCGCCAGCGGCTGGACCGCAGGCGTCCACGCCAAGTACCGCGAGCTGAAGAACCCCATGGAAGACATGGTGTTCACCGACAACGCGGGCAATCCCTACGATGAGGGCCCGACCCTCTCCTACTCCGGTGGCGTGCCCACCGGCGGCGCCGGCGCGGCGGTCATCGGCAACCCCGGTGCCTTCCAGCAGTGGCGCCCCAACCCGGCCAGCATGACCCTCTACCTCCTGGGTCTGGGTGCCGCCAACCCCAATGGCTACGGCATCAACAACTACGGCATCAACATGCTGCAGTACTACAACCCCGCCACCGGGCTCTTCACCGTGCAGAACACCGGCTTCACCAAGGCCGGCAACAAGTACGCCAGCGTGGACTTCACCCTGGACAAGAAGACCGATCGCGATGTCTTCAGCTTCAGCTACACCTGGAGCCGTCTGGAAGGCAACTACGAGGGCGTGGTGTCCAGCTCCAACGGTCAGGCGGACGGCAACATCACCGCCTCCTTCGACTACTACCCCTATGTGGGCTACGGCCTGCTGCCCAACGACCGCACCCATGTGGTCAAGCTCTTCGCCAGCCACCGCTTCGACTTCTTCGGCGGCGATCTGAATGTGGGCGCCAACTGGACCTACCAGAGCGGCACCCCCGTCAGCCTCTTCGATGACGGCTCCACGAGCGAAGGCAACGCTCCCGGCAGCGGCAGCTCCCTGGACATCGGCGGCTACGGCAACGCGGTGCCCGCCCACGGCCAGCTGGGCCAGTATGGCCGCACGCCCGCCCTCAACAATGTGGATCTGCACCTCGACTGGACCTACAAGATCGGCAAGAAGTACAAGCTGATCCCCAGCGTGGACATGTTCAACGCGTTCAACACCCGCTACGCCACCGGGGTGTTCGAGCAGGCCACCGACCAGAGCGGAACCGCCGCGGTCAACTACGGCCAGGCCAACAACTGGCAGATCGGCCGTCGCTACCGGTTCGGCCTGAAGTTCCAGTTCTAA
- a CDS encoding carboxypeptidase regulatory-like domain-containing protein yields the protein MHLSSFRMARTAAILVAMGAAAYAAGDGSLYVTVLDAKGQVVTGATVIVSSPTQIGGARTVVTDREGRARFIRLSPGEFKVQVSKEGFQTASLPAVEVKVDQSSSANLKLQPVGSATVEVFSTVTTVDTTTVTAGTQITSAELETLPVGRTQLSTLSLAPGVVATFGNTNGNPTLATGLNRDNFGSGGGRNNTYLVDGVDVTSPEAGTLRTTIAPELIQVQDVKTGAITAEYTARAGLFSSVTTKAGGNEFSGGVTIDYQSASLQDKVGYGKYDVGERSVRDYSAYFMGPIIKDRLWFVGSIQTVKDELTVKLPSGESRTGLNEDSKRFFGKLTWQISPNDLLSFTYNTNPFDFNNLSTPSVVTRRAAKTEQGGNRWIAAYSHQFSDLFVDVRYSHHQEDNKVTGLYTNAGPQNNIVSLSPLTPDQASLGNSSTKDLRVYKKDLLRADLTWLFDLAGKHTMKFGAQSGEDTLTRTSGINQNVAYESFDANTYSWGALPGGNVKSQRTRVLGVINNTPSLKSTAIAAGYTPTGTGGAFQSSDFNAYVFSEVNPAGGYYGYRNNFVSEASSTPKQKTQGFYVQDQWQVGRFTLSPGFRFDKYEYEADNGQSLFKTDYNFAPRVGATYDVKGDGHSKIYAYWGRYIDPIRLDMVRFTGSLQASSTTEDVRMFNTWITAISRGAKGTVDAVFVDKFKLPKTDEFRIGYATDFASIYSFEVVGTLRRDFDIVEDWDIGLYTSADNLEGEARGLYGMGTTPYASLSAPQKRVVDYFRGLAMPVEYFAGGGYTGAQNLARANAGQLNFALANLPGGVRKYKTLDFSLTRREANNWGGFASVSLVDAQGNSFSLGNADYQGDVAQFDPRLPYMNGKLDGSVDWLAKFNLFYHWDMGLQVGMNFNANSGYHYSASEKVGTRVLNSAPTDINQVFTEQAGKFRTDNFWQGDLRVQYGWKWNKQLRSELYLDIINFTNRQEATGLSEGLNVRSGTTTLYNAAVAHTPYAFQAPRRYQLGFRLKF from the coding sequence ATGCACCTCTCCTCCTTCCGGATGGCTCGCACCGCCGCCATCCTCGTCGCCATGGGCGCTGCGGCCTACGCCGCCGGTGACGGCAGCCTCTATGTCACCGTGCTCGACGCCAAGGGCCAGGTGGTCACCGGGGCCACCGTGATCGTCAGCAGCCCCACCCAGATCGGCGGCGCGCGCACCGTGGTCACGGACCGGGAAGGGCGGGCCCGCTTCATCCGGCTCAGCCCCGGTGAGTTCAAGGTCCAGGTGTCGAAGGAAGGCTTCCAGACCGCCTCGCTGCCTGCGGTCGAAGTGAAGGTGGACCAGTCCTCCTCCGCCAACCTCAAGCTGCAGCCCGTGGGGTCCGCCACCGTCGAGGTCTTCTCCACGGTGACCACCGTGGACACCACCACCGTCACCGCCGGCACCCAGATCACCTCCGCCGAGCTGGAGACCCTGCCCGTCGGCCGCACCCAGCTCTCGACGCTGAGCCTGGCCCCCGGCGTGGTGGCCACCTTCGGCAACACCAACGGCAACCCCACCCTCGCCACCGGCCTCAACCGCGACAACTTCGGTTCCGGCGGCGGCCGCAACAACACCTACCTGGTGGATGGCGTCGATGTGACCAGCCCCGAGGCCGGCACGCTGCGCACCACCATCGCGCCCGAGCTGATTCAGGTCCAGGATGTGAAGACCGGCGCCATCACGGCGGAATACACGGCCCGCGCGGGCCTGTTCTCCAGCGTCACCACCAAGGCCGGCGGCAACGAGTTCTCCGGCGGCGTCACCATCGACTACCAGAGCGCCTCGCTCCAGGACAAGGTGGGCTACGGCAAATACGATGTGGGCGAACGCAGCGTCCGCGACTACAGCGCCTACTTCATGGGCCCCATCATCAAGGACCGGCTCTGGTTCGTCGGTAGCATCCAGACCGTGAAGGACGAGCTGACCGTCAAGCTGCCCAGCGGCGAATCCCGCACGGGCCTCAACGAAGACAGCAAGCGCTTCTTCGGCAAGCTCACCTGGCAGATCAGCCCCAACGACCTGCTCAGCTTCACCTACAACACGAATCCCTTCGATTTCAACAACCTCTCCACGCCCTCGGTGGTGACGCGCCGTGCCGCCAAGACCGAACAGGGCGGCAACCGCTGGATCGCCGCCTATTCGCATCAGTTCAGCGACCTGTTCGTGGATGTGCGCTACTCCCACCACCAGGAAGACAACAAGGTCACGGGCCTCTACACCAACGCCGGTCCCCAGAACAACATCGTCTCCCTGTCGCCCCTCACGCCCGACCAGGCCAGCCTCGGCAACAGCTCCACGAAGGATCTGCGCGTCTACAAGAAGGACCTGCTCCGGGCCGACCTGACCTGGCTCTTCGACCTCGCGGGCAAGCACACCATGAAGTTCGGCGCCCAGAGCGGCGAGGACACCCTCACCCGCACCTCCGGCATCAACCAGAATGTGGCCTACGAGAGCTTCGACGCCAACACCTACAGCTGGGGCGCCCTGCCCGGCGGCAATGTGAAGTCCCAGCGCACCCGCGTCCTGGGCGTCATCAACAACACCCCCTCGCTCAAGTCCACCGCCATCGCCGCGGGCTATACCCCGACCGGCACCGGCGGCGCGTTCCAGTCCTCCGACTTCAACGCCTATGTCTTCAGCGAGGTCAATCCCGCGGGCGGCTACTACGGCTACCGGAACAACTTCGTGTCCGAGGCCAGCTCCACGCCCAAGCAGAAGACCCAGGGCTTCTATGTCCAGGATCAGTGGCAGGTCGGCCGGTTCACCCTGAGCCCGGGCTTCCGCTTCGACAAGTACGAGTACGAGGCGGACAACGGGCAGTCCCTCTTCAAGACCGACTACAACTTCGCCCCCCGCGTCGGCGCCACCTACGATGTGAAGGGCGATGGCCACTCCAAGATCTACGCCTACTGGGGCCGCTACATCGACCCCATCCGCCTGGACATGGTCCGCTTCACCGGCAGCCTCCAGGCTTCGTCCACCACCGAGGATGTGCGGATGTTCAACACCTGGATCACCGCCATCAGCCGTGGTGCCAAGGGCACGGTGGACGCGGTCTTCGTAGACAAGTTCAAGCTCCCCAAGACCGATGAGTTCCGCATCGGCTACGCCACCGACTTCGCCAGCATCTACTCCTTCGAAGTGGTGGGCACCCTGCGCCGCGACTTCGACATCGTCGAGGACTGGGACATCGGCCTCTACACCAGCGCCGACAACCTCGAGGGCGAGGCCCGCGGCCTCTACGGCATGGGCACCACGCCCTACGCCAGCCTGAGCGCCCCCCAGAAGCGCGTGGTCGACTACTTCCGGGGGCTCGCCATGCCCGTGGAATACTTCGCCGGCGGCGGCTATACCGGCGCCCAGAACCTGGCGCGGGCCAATGCGGGCCAGCTCAACTTCGCCCTCGCCAACTTGCCCGGCGGCGTCCGCAAGTACAAGACCCTCGACTTCTCCCTGACCCGCCGCGAGGCGAACAACTGGGGCGGCTTCGCCTCCGTCAGCCTGGTGGATGCCCAGGGCAACAGCTTCAGCCTCGGCAACGCCGACTATCAGGGCGATGTGGCGCAGTTCGATCCCCGCCTGCCCTACATGAACGGCAAGCTGGACGGCTCTGTCGACTGGCTCGCCAAGTTCAACCTCTTCTACCACTGGGACATGGGCCTGCAGGTCGGCATGAACTTCAACGCCAACTCCGGCTACCACTACAGCGCCAGCGAGAAGGTCGGCACCCGCGTCCTGAACTCCGCACCCACCGACATCAACCAGGTGTTCACCGAGCAGGCCGGAAAGTTCCGGACCGACAACTTCTGGCAGGGCGACCTCCGCGTCCAGTACGGCTGGAAGTGGAACAAGCAGCTCCGCTCCGAGCTCTACCTCGACATCATCAACTTCACCAACCGCCAGGAGGCCACGGGTCTTTCGGAAGGGCTCAATGTCCGCTCCGGAACCACGACCCTCTACAACGCCGCCGTGGCGCACACGCCCTACGCCTTCCAGGCCCCCCGGCGCTACCAGCTGGGCTTCCGCCTGAAGTTCTAG
- the leuS gene encoding leucine--tRNA ligase — translation MPFQPLTQEPEIQRRWLESGAFRAKRSGELLPGSKTFYMLVMLPYPSGRIHMGHVRNYTLGDVTARFRRMKGYEVMHPLGWDSFGLPAENAAIKHGIHPAIWTRKNIEEMKGQIQKMGISYDWDREIASFQDDYYRWNQWLFLQMWEQGDVFRAMRTVNWCEALGTVLANEQVVDGKDERTGHPVTQKPLEQYFFKTTKYADELLDCLDGLDWPDNVKTMQRHWIGKSEGARLAFDLQTGGQVEVFTTRLDTLFGVTFMALSTEHPVIEQAAEADAALKAFCDQVAAVSREERLTSDVKLGHRTALSVIHPFTGEKVPVFAANYVLMDYGTGAVMGVPAHDERDHEFAEKYGLPFPKVIESESEWDLGTLVNSGEFTGMKSEEAVAAMIAKLGTRAEKTTTYKLKDWGLSRQRYWGTPIPTVHCPDCGVVPEKAENLPVRLPEDVAFTGHGPSPLTTSSSFLNTKCPSCGQPAKRETDTMDTFVDSSWYWLRYLDPKNTELPFAKAESDAWMPVDLYVGGIEHATMHLIYARFFYKVLRDLGLASGPEPFQKLICQGMVLKDGSKMSKSKGNIVDPDEVISRYGADALRLFMIFAAPIEKEIDWTGFEGIEGASRFLKRVTRMVEDHAVTADPLPAKDALSAEEKALLLKLNQTIARLTDDLERRYQFNTVVSGLMELSNALGDLPAAVPHRGAVMQHALDAFVRLMSPVAPHLAEQLWSQLGKAGLCMQAAWPEADAQYLEADEVLVVVQVNGKVRGRITVSAGATEEQRRAAALVCAEAQPHLAGKEIVKVVLPPGGKLVSIVVKG, via the coding sequence ATGCCGTTTCAGCCCCTGACCCAGGAACCCGAGATCCAGCGCCGCTGGCTCGAGTCGGGCGCCTTCCGCGCCAAGCGGTCCGGGGAGCTGCTGCCGGGCTCCAAGACCTTCTACATGCTGGTGATGCTGCCCTACCCGTCGGGTCGCATCCACATGGGCCATGTCCGCAACTACACGCTGGGCGATGTGACGGCCCGCTTCCGCCGCATGAAGGGCTACGAGGTCATGCATCCCCTCGGCTGGGACAGCTTCGGCCTGCCCGCCGAGAACGCCGCCATCAAGCACGGCATCCACCCCGCCATCTGGACCCGCAAGAACATCGAGGAGATGAAGGGGCAGATCCAGAAGATGGGCATCAGCTACGACTGGGACCGCGAGATCGCCAGCTTCCAGGACGACTACTACCGCTGGAACCAGTGGCTCTTCCTCCAGATGTGGGAGCAGGGCGATGTGTTCCGCGCCATGCGCACCGTGAACTGGTGCGAGGCCCTGGGCACCGTGCTGGCCAACGAGCAGGTGGTGGACGGCAAGGATGAGCGCACGGGGCACCCTGTCACCCAGAAGCCCCTGGAGCAGTACTTCTTCAAGACGACGAAGTACGCGGACGAGCTGCTCGACTGTCTGGACGGGCTGGACTGGCCTGACAATGTGAAGACGATGCAGCGCCACTGGATCGGAAAATCCGAGGGCGCGCGCCTCGCCTTCGACCTCCAGACCGGTGGCCAGGTCGAGGTCTTCACGACCCGGCTCGACACGCTCTTCGGCGTGACCTTCATGGCCCTGAGCACCGAGCACCCCGTCATCGAGCAGGCCGCCGAGGCGGACGCAGCGCTGAAGGCCTTCTGCGACCAGGTGGCCGCCGTGAGCCGAGAGGAGCGCCTCACCAGCGATGTGAAGCTGGGCCACCGCACCGCCCTGTCCGTGATCCATCCCTTCACGGGCGAGAAGGTGCCCGTCTTCGCTGCCAACTATGTGCTCATGGACTACGGCACCGGCGCGGTCATGGGGGTGCCCGCCCACGATGAGCGGGACCACGAGTTCGCCGAAAAATACGGCCTGCCCTTCCCCAAGGTCATCGAATCGGAAAGCGAGTGGGATCTGGGCACGCTGGTGAACAGCGGCGAGTTCACCGGGATGAAGAGCGAAGAGGCCGTCGCGGCCATGATCGCCAAGCTCGGCACCCGGGCCGAAAAGACGACGACCTACAAGCTCAAGGACTGGGGCCTTTCCCGCCAGCGCTACTGGGGCACGCCCATCCCGACGGTGCATTGCCCGGATTGCGGCGTGGTGCCCGAGAAGGCCGAGAACCTGCCCGTGCGCCTGCCTGAGGATGTGGCCTTCACGGGCCATGGCCCCTCCCCCCTCACCACCTCTTCCTCCTTCTTGAACACGAAGTGTCCAAGCTGCGGCCAGCCCGCCAAGCGCGAAACCGACACCATGGACACCTTCGTGGACAGCAGCTGGTACTGGCTGCGCTACCTGGATCCCAAGAACACCGAGCTGCCCTTCGCCAAGGCCGAGAGCGACGCCTGGATGCCCGTGGATCTCTATGTGGGAGGCATCGAGCACGCCACCATGCACCTCATCTACGCCCGCTTCTTCTACAAGGTGCTGCGCGACCTGGGCCTGGCCAGCGGCCCGGAACCTTTCCAGAAGCTCATCTGCCAGGGCATGGTGCTGAAGGACGGCTCGAAGATGAGCAAGTCCAAGGGCAACATCGTGGATCCCGACGAGGTGATCTCCCGGTACGGGGCGGACGCCCTGCGCCTCTTCATGATCTTCGCCGCGCCCATCGAGAAGGAGATCGACTGGACCGGCTTCGAGGGCATCGAGGGCGCCAGCCGCTTCCTCAAGCGCGTCACGCGCATGGTGGAGGATCATGCCGTCACGGCCGATCCACTGCCCGCCAAGGACGCCCTCAGCGCCGAGGAGAAGGCCCTCCTCCTCAAGCTCAACCAGACCATCGCCCGCCTCACGGACGACCTGGAGCGCCGCTACCAGTTCAACACCGTGGTCTCGGGCCTGATGGAGCTGTCCAATGCCCTGGGCGACCTGCCCGCGGCTGTGCCCCACCGCGGCGCCGTGATGCAGCACGCCCTGGATGCCTTCGTGCGCCTGATGTCGCCGGTGGCCCCCCACCTGGCCGAGCAGCTCTGGAGCCAGCTCGGGAAGGCGGGCCTCTGCATGCAGGCCGCCTGGCCCGAGGCCGACGCCCAGTACCTGGAGGCCGACGAGGTGCTGGTGGTGGTGCAGGTGAACGGCAAGGTGCGGGGCCGCATCACCGTGTCCGCCGGTGCCACCGAGGAGCAGCGCCGGGCGGCGGCCCTGGTCTGCGCCGAGGCCCAGCCCCACCTGGCGGGCAAGGAGATCGTGAAAGTGGTGCTGCCCCCGGGCGGCAAACTCGTGAGCATCGTGGTGAAAGGCTGA
- a CDS encoding cob(I)yrinic acid a,c-diamide adenosyltransferase, with protein MKLYTRTGDDGSSGLFGGDRVSKSHLRLVAYGTLDELNSVMGVVSLHARSACAGPEALQRVQHDLFVLGAILATPAARLDLLGARMSKPTWDLADMEADIDRLTALAPPMTAFVLPGGTPASAYAHLARTVCRRAEREVVALTHEEPVNPAVLTYLNRLSDWLFALARAENAVAGVADIQWVPRD; from the coding sequence ATGAAGCTCTACACCCGCACGGGCGACGATGGTTCCTCGGGGCTCTTCGGGGGCGACCGGGTGAGCAAGTCCCACCTGCGGCTGGTGGCCTACGGGACGCTGGATGAGCTGAACAGTGTCATGGGCGTGGTCAGCCTTCACGCCAGGTCGGCCTGCGCTGGCCCAGAAGCCTTGCAGCGCGTCCAGCACGACCTCTTCGTGCTGGGTGCCATCCTCGCCACGCCGGCGGCGCGCCTGGACCTGCTGGGGGCCCGCATGAGCAAGCCCACCTGGGATCTGGCGGACATGGAGGCCGACATCGATCGCCTGACGGCCCTGGCGCCGCCCATGACGGCCTTCGTGCTGCCCGGCGGCACTCCGGCCTCCGCCTACGCGCACCTGGCCCGCACGGTCTGCCGCCGTGCCGAGCGCGAGGTGGTGGCCCTCACCCACGAGGAACCCGTGAACCCGGCCGTGCTGACCTACCTGAACCGCCTCAGCGACTGGCTCTTCGCCCTCGCCCGCGCCGAGAACGCCGTGGCCGGAGTGGCCGACATCCAGTGGGTGCCCAGGGATTGA